The Cryptomeria japonica chromosome 6, Sugi_1.0, whole genome shotgun sequence genomic interval ttataacatttattcaatcatttaaatagcttatccaaagataaaataaaattgtaatttaaatccaaaagtgataaatgaGGGTTGTGACacaaccataaatggttatgtaagagccattaatggtcatgtaagagccattagtggttctggaagactttggaggttaaattgttgaacacacaaagcattaaatgcttttcaaagactttgaagtctttgagaagtgactccaagttgcttaggaatgtgacaataattaggggatggattaggttaattaggaaggagttagaagaatctagaaggggattaggatgcaagtgggtttggtgggtgagggaaaataggatttttaattaaaataaaattcatttatttcaataaataggtgcaagttgcatttgtaggaaaatgcaagtggggggggaataaatgatttaaataaatgttttatttaatttatttaaaagaagaaaagggttaaatgaaataaataggatttattcatttaattgattgtgagtttggtttaatgaattaattaaaataaattgaataatttatttaattaataggagaatattttgaagatgaattaattaaatattaatttaattaactgatggctagtggatttttaatcaaataaatagcaaatattcatttaattaaactagacagatttatgtgactataaaacatattgaactacgCAAATAGCATGAAAGTATTAACAAAAAATATTGCTATTTAGTTGATCGACTCCTATTGATACCAACAAGGACATAAATGTTAAGCCAACACAAAAAGATACGCATGAAGAGGTTACCAAACATTTCAAATGAAATTATTATTAAGCTATTAAATGAGATAATTTTAATATCTATCTACACTAGTCCATAGCGATAAGCTTTCACAATTTTGGAACAAGCATTTAACCTCCAAACTTTAATCACTTGTAGTAAAACATGACACCAAGATTGACAATTGGAGTGATAGTGCTAACATTTAGTAAGGTAGCCTTATTTATTTGATTCTCACCTTGCTACTTATCTCTTACTTATTATACTATTGGTTTACACTTGTTTCAATCCTAAACCATCAAACTCTCTCAAGCTGCACAACCTAAAAACATTCAGTAGCCCCTAAGTGTAGGACTCAAGGATAGCAAAAGTAAAATGGTGACAATAAGTCACTAATTGATCTTACACATGACATCCATTATCACAACGAATTTAATAAAATTAGTGAAAATTTTGAGGATTCTTTGTTTATAATAGAATCTCCAAAGGTTATCAACATTTCACTAAAGAGACCTATAAACTAAACAAAGTAAATTTACCTTGACATTGTTACTCTATAGTAGAATCAAACTATGAATTTGAAAGAAAataatcatgtgtgaaattaaattggcatatatttttatttcattttttatttctaaaTGAGATTTCAATAATAACAACTGAGAAAACAATAAAAGTTCCGTGCTAACAATTATGTTTTTGCAATACAtcattttaatagttaatttttttaACAATCATATATCAGTTTGCAcaatttgttttttgattttgaaaAAGTTAGAATAttatagaaaaacaaaaaattcactactgaatattttatttcatgtttaaaatattttaaattagaaATAATACTATACAATCATAAATTGATATTAATGATAACCTAAAATAAATCTCTAATATATGAACTTAAAAAACTATTAGTttatttctttaatatttttttcataattattaaaattattaattattaaatactacATAAAATTTAAGAATACTCATCAATATTTGttttatattaaaaaaacaatacaaaataattaaactaaatatttcACATGACAATTGTCTAATCattaatttttaaaaaacaaaacttctCATTATATACAAATAATTTATAACcaatttaaaaagtaaaaaacaaaacaaaaaaacaaacaaaaacgaaaaaaaaaaaaacattaactaTAAATAAActctaattattaaataaaatatttggaACCTAAATAATAATAGAGGAATTGATTAATGTAACTCCTTTACAACAAAGACTAACTTTAAAAAACAAAACTTACCACCAAATCAAAAGTTTTTAGACCCCACTTAAAAAACCAATAAAAGAAAACTTCCACATCTTTCTTTAAAAAGTGCACACCTCACATCTACTCAAAGTCCGTATCATGCCACGCTCATTTTGTTCACTTTTTTCTTTTGTAAGCTACAACTACTAATCCATAATTCTTCCCTAAATGCATATCCACACCAAAAAAAAAATGGTTGAATGGAAAGACAAGTTATATCCTATCTACCATTCTCAaccccaaataaaataaaaaatctaaattttaaaaaatattttgttaCATTTTCTTTAAGTTATTTAGAAAAGACAATAATTAGTATTAAGTAACCTATCAAATTatctattattttattaaaatttaaaatttatagtttTTGAGTTATATTTATTGATCATATAGTAGTAGTCATTTAGGAGAATCCATCTCTTATAAGTATGAATTATCTATTTAATGTTGGTTTTAGGTAATGTTTCCATATATGAAATATGAAGGCTTTTTGGGAGGTAACCTATACCAATACTACTTTGAATCAATTGCAAGTAATTATAGAGTTCTTCTAATATCAAACACACTTAACTTGTCACCCCATTTACATAATCTCAAACAAGAATTATATCTTATGAATTTGTTCATTATGTAGCCTCTTAATTCATTCATTGTCAAATAGGTGATTTTTTTGTCACATGTCAAATTATATATTGTTTTATTATGATTCAACTAAAAGATTTCTGAGTCTCATTGATTCATATTTCACAAATAATAGTTCACAAGAATTCATTTTTCATAGTATGAAAAGTCTACTTAATGTTCATTGCTTCAATATGATGTTTATAGATATGAAGAATCAAGATTACTTGAAACTCAAGAAATTCAATTACTCTCTTAAAATTAAACTTATTTAACTTGCTACTTCATTTATGAGACATTCCAACCTAATGTGTATAGATATGAAATATCAAGACTCACCTAATTCAATATTATTTAAAATTGATCTATCTCAATATTATTTACATTTAAGACACTCAATTAGTCTCTTAAAATCAAACCCATTTAACTACTCCATTTACTAGTCATTCCAATGTAATAATTATAGATATGAAATATAAAGACTTCTAAATAATGACCTATctcaatattatttaattaaatttaagatattcattTAGTCTCTTAAAATCAAATCCAATTAATTTCCTAGTACATTTACCAAACATTCTAATAAAAATATTATCTTAAAACTAGATATACCGAATTATATACTATTTTATTACATGATTAACTgtctaattttaaaatcaaatagtAAACCACGAATAAAGATACCTTAGTTTTGGAACCGAGCAAATCTTTACTGCTAAAAATTCAACTCGCTGCGTCACATTTTTTCATTTGCGTGAAATCACAAGCGAAAGAAATAGGAGAAAAGAAGTGAAATATTAAAAATACCAAATTTGTTAATGAATGCCTGTAGACGACAAGGCATTAAATTCAGTCCAACCCGCGGGAGGTTCGATTATCAGCTATGCCGAATCTTCCTCGCATATAAATTTATTCGTCCATTTTTTTTCGATGATGTGTGGAGATATTTTCGGGGTTCCGTGTAACTAGGGTTTGAAAATTTTCAGGTTTATTTGGTTTTGTGATGAATGTGAGCACGAGAAGAATGATGGCGCGTAAGGAGACTGTGCGAGATCTCGTGGAGGAAGCCAAGAAGCGCattgttttgatcttcatttgcgtCATCGGCCTTGCATACCTCATGTCCCGTAAGTTTTACAGTTTATTCTTCTCATTCGATGTTGGTTGTCTTTTTTTAAGAATTATAAAAAATTAGGGTTGTGAACGCTTTTCATAGGGGTTgtgttattttttttgaaatactaAGTGTCCTGAGCGAAAGGAGTTGTCGGAATTCTTTGTTGATGTCAAATTCtgcaagaaaagagatcaaagCCTTTACATGGTTTGATGTTTTGAATTGATGTCGGCTTGAAATTATGGTATGAAGCAAGCGACTGGAAAAGAATAAGCTGTTTTGAGGATTCATTGTTCTGAAATGTTGCTTGGAAGAGACgttcattgattttaatgttttacGTTGAGAACTTTATAATGCTGGAAATTATAACAAATCCTTTGTGTTATGTGGAGAAATTAACAAAGACTTGATGATTTGATGTTTTTCATAGAGAACTTCTCAATTTAAATGTTGAACTGAAACTATGTGAGAAAAATTCGGTTACCTTTATGTTATGATAAGAAACTGATGATCCTTAAGAGATTTGGTTTTTTGGATTGTGACCATGTCTTCAATTTTAAATGTTGAATTGAAGTTATGCTGGAAAAAACAACTCACTCTTATGGTATGCTGTAAGGTGACGAATCCGCAAGAGCttttatgttttggattttttcttgGAAAAGATAAGGACAACTTTAAATTTGAATGTTTAATTTAAATTATGATGTAAAATAACAAATTATTGATGTTATTTTGATAAATTAAGAAACAGTTGAACAATTTGGTGTTTTAACGTTTGGATTGTTGTTTGTAATAGGCATTTCTCAAATTTTAAGTTGAAAATGAAATTATCTTGGAAAACTTAACAAGCTTCATTTTACTGTTAAATTGGAATAATCAATAATGTCTAGTAATTCAGTTATGGATTAAACCTTAATATTATTTCGACAAAAGAACTAACCCTTAAAGATTTCATGTTTTGGAGTTCTTCGATTTTAATACTGAATTGGAAATACGCTAGAAAAAATAATGAACACATATTGTTTGATGAGAAATTGACTAATCCTTGGAAGATTTGATGCTTTTAATTGTTGCTGGAAAAATGCGTCcgttaattttaaattttgaagtgaAATTATCACAGAAAAGTTAAACAATTTTTTAtatcatattgagaaaataagaaaattTGGTATGAAACAAACGACTGGAAAACAATAAGCTTTTTTGAAGATTCAATGTTCTGAATTGTTGCTTGCGAAAGGTGTGCTTTGATTTTAATGTTTTACGTTGAGAACTTTATTATGCTGGATATTATAACAAATCCTTTGTGTTACGTGGATTAATTAACAAAGACTTGATGATTTGATGTTTTTCCTAAAGAAATTTTCTATTTAAATGTTGAATTGATACTCTGTGAGAAAAATTCGGTAACCTTTATGTTATGTTGAGAAATTGatgattttaagatatttggtattTTGGATTGTGACCATGTCTTCAATTTTAAATGTTGAATTGAAGTTATGCTTGAAAAGATAAACAACTCTTAATGGTATGCTGTAAAGTGACAAATCCGCAAGAGCTTTTACGTTTTGGTTTTTTGCTTGGAAAAGATAAGGACAACTTTAAATCTGAGTGTTTAATTTAAATTATGATGTAAAAATAACAAattcttggtgttattttgataAATTAAGAAACAGTTGAACAATTTGGTGTTTTGGATTGTTTTTTGTAATATACATTTCTCAACTTTTAAGTTGGAAGTGAAATTATCTTAGAAAACTTAACAAGCCTCAGGAAAACTTAACTAGCCTCATTTTACTGTTAAGTTGGAATAATGtctagtaatttagttatgaatcAAACTTTAATATTATGTTGACAAAAGAACTAACCCTTAAAGATTTCATGTTTTGGAGTTTTTCGATTTTAATACTGAATTGAAATTATGCTAGAAAAAATAATGAACACATTTTGTCTGCTGAGAAATTGACTGATCCTTGGAAGATTTCATGCTTTTAATTGTTGCTGGAAAAATGCATctgttaattttaatttttgatgtGAAATTATCACAGAGAAGTTACACAATTTTTTAtatcatattgagaaaataagaaaatatggTATGAAACAAACGACTGGAAAACAATAAGCTTTTTTGAAGAGTCAATGTTCTGAATTGTTGCTTTGAAAAGGCGTTCTttgattttaatgttttacatTGAGAACTTTATTACGCTGGAAATTATAACAAATCCTTTGTGTTATGCGGAGAAATTAACAAAGACTTGATGATTTGATGTTTTTCATAAAGAGATTTTCAATTTAAGTGTTGAACTGAAACTATGTGAGAAAACTTAGGTAACCTTTATGTTATGCTGAGAAACTGATAATCCTTAAGAGATTTGGTTTTTTGGATTGTGACTACGTCTTCATTTTTAAATGTTGAATTGAAGTTATGTTGGAAAAAATAAACAACTCTTAGTGGTATGCTGTAAAGTGACAAATCCGCAAGAGCTTTTATGTTTTGGATTTTTGCTTGGAAAAGACAAGAAcaactttaaatttaaatttataatttaaattatgaTGTAAAATAACAAATTTTTAGTGTCATTTTGATAAATTGCGAAGCAGTTGAACAATTTGGTGTTTTGGATTGTTGTTTGTAATAGGCATTTCTCAacttttaatttgaaaatgaaattatcTTGGAAAACTTAACACGCCTCATTTTACTGTTCAATTGGAATAATGTCTAGTAATTAAGTTATGAATCAAAGCTTAATATATGTTGACAAAAGAACTAACCCTTAAAGATTTCATGTTTTGGAGTTCCTTGATTTTAATACTGAATTGGAATTATGCTAGAAAAAATAATGAACACATATTGTTTGCCAAAAAATTGACTATTCCTTAGAAGAATTCATGCCTTTAATTATTGCTGGAAAAATGCATCTGCTAGTTTTAAATTTGAAGTGAAATTATCACAGAAAACTTGAAAAGTTAAACAATTTTTTGtatcatattgagaaaataagaaaataacactCTTAACAGATCTGATGTTTTGGATTGTTTCTTGGAATAGTTGTACATCAAATTTAAATGTGATTAAAATTACACAATAAACCCAAAAAACATTTGatattgttgatgcttgttttgaaaaagtatTCTTCAATTTGAATAATCAAATTTGCAGTGAAGTTCTTGAAAGGTTTTGAAACTTTGCATTTGCTTGGAAAAGGCATTCTTTAAATTTAATGCCGACTGGAAATTGTGTTGCAAAAGTGACAAACCCTTAATGTTTAATGTGGCAAAAAATGATGAAATTTCAACATCTGCATATTTTGGATTGTTGTTTGGAAAGTAATTTACCAATTTCAATGCTGTTTTTAAAAATCCTTAAGTACTAGTACATTGCAAAACCAATGAGcctttaaattttttgaatgttttggttgTTGCTtggaatatattaaaataatattgtaatattgatataatggtcatcttagtcattaaGTTTGtatttagaaacttccttttatgtcTTTCGTCTTTAGTTAGTTTTAAGAAGTTTTCTTTCTGTCTTTCCTATTTCTATTCTCGATCGTTTCCATTATGGAAAGATCCTCttgtaatctctatttaaggagttttcttcttcttttgtaatTATCGAAtaatcaattatcatttcatggtatcaaagtGGGTTaagttttttcttaaaaaaaattgtgtGTATTTACCTAGGTTCTATTTTCcagaatttttttagattttttatgaaaaatcatggtGATGTTATGACAATTTTTTTcagaaattttgacaatttttaaaataaaattgtgGTCTTTTCTTTGAATTTTTCGTGAGAAATTTTTAGaagaatttttttaatgattttttttgagaaaaaaattggaggtttttattgaagatttttgAAGGTGTTTCTTAAAAAGGTTCTTGACCGTCTTTCTGTTCATGGGTTCTTTCTTTGGCggagggttttttgattttttttcccaCAAAAAATCATTAAGGGTGTTGttattttttgggttttctgatttttttcccaCAAAAAATCGTGGTCGTGTGTTATTTCAGCATTGCTTTAAGGGTTTGACGATTTTTTCCACAAAATCATGGTTTCTTGCAGCTTGTTTTTGGGTCACACTTAGGCTTTCTAGGGCGAACAACGTTCTTCTGCtaaagtttttgatggttttttgtaCAAAATCGTGGGTGCTGCTTCTTTTAATGATTTTTTGCAAAATTGTGTTCTTTTAGACTTGTGAAGCTTTTGAGCAGCTttacccaacatcatgttggaaggatTGTTGTAAACTTGGTCATATCCGGAAATTCTGCAGAACTAGGAAGGGTCTCAGCAGCAAGTTCATGTTGTAGAGCATTCTGAAGAGAAGGGGGCAGCCTTCTATGCATTTGTTGTCAAATGACCTGCAGATTTTGTCAagtcttttgtagggtagttagtaggatgaccattaagggaggatattaaaataatattgtaatattgataCAATGGTCATCTGAGgcatttagttagtatttagaaaaTTCCTTTTATGTCTTTCATGTTTAATTAGTTATAGGAAGTTTCCTTTTTGTCTTTCGTGTTTCTATTCTCTATCATTTCCATTATGGAGAGATCTTCttgtaatctctatttaaggagcTTTTGCCTCCTTTTGTAATTATCGACTAATCAATTATTATTCCAGAATAGGCATTTTTGATTTTTAATGTTGGAACGAAAATTTGCTGGAAAAAAGACAAGCTCTCAATTCTTTTTTTATGAACACAATGGCCCTTAAGTTTTTGTAAGTTTTGGATTGTTGGATTGTTGCTTGGGTAAAGGTTAGATTGAGATTGTGCTGCAGagataccaaacaaataatattatgTTTTGGATTGTTGCATGGAAAAGGCATTCTTCAGTTTTAATGTAAAATTgttattaaaactaaaaaaaaaaatcaccagTATTATGTTGAAAAAGAAGCAAAGTTGCAAACCTGTAAAAAGATCTGATGTTTTCGATTGTTGCTTGGTAAAGCATTCTTGTAATGCTAAATCGGAGTAATGTTGAACAAATAACTAATCCTTAGTATTGTGTTGTAAAAATAGCAAATCTGTAGAAGTGCTCTGTTTTAAATTCTCAGTTGTTTGGAAATTATATTAGTCAACGTTAATGCTGAACTGACGTGTTGCGAAAATGGCAAATTTATATTATTGTGTGCCATAAAAAAGAAATGTTTTAAAAGTTTTTTGATAATTTGGGTTGCCTCAAAAAGACATTGTCCAATTTACTGCCGAATTGAATATTATgtggcaaaataagaaaacccttaaaAGAGTTAACACCGAGGATGAAATTAAACTGATGAATAATTCAATACAAGGAACATGGCACTTAAAATGCAGTTGTTTTTCTCTTTTGACTTTTTGGTATTGCgtaaaggtattgattttgaagctaGATTACAGTATTTGGGGGGATGTTTTCTGGAACCTAGTTTGCTAAATAGTGATTTTGGTCCTAGATTGGCAGTTTTCATGTATTAACGAAATATTATTTATGAGGTAATTGTTTGCCTTTAATACAGTGACAAGCTCTTCAGTATGGATTAACATGCCTGCTGCAGTTCTTGTAATAATTCTTGTTCGCTACATTTCATACGATCTTGATGCCCGAAGAAGGAAAGGAGGACAAGGTACAGCGGCTTCATTGAATCATTCATCACAAAATCAAGTACCTCTCGGTAATACTCCATCTCCATCTCATCAAAAACACATTGATTGGAGACAGAAAGTTGACTCTCCATTTGTTGAGGCAGCCATTGATCAATTCACAAAGCATCTTGTGTCTGAGTGGTTAACTAATATGTGGTATAAGAAAGTAACACCTGATCAAGATGCTCCAGAGGAGCTTATGAACATCATTAATGGGGTTCTTGGAGAGATATGCATGCGTGCCAAGGATGTGAATCTTATTGATCTTTTAACAAGGTGGATAGCATTATATCTAATCTCAGTTTCTATCTAGATGCTATTTCAATGTTATAAAAGGTCCATCCTCTTAAAACTAATAATTACAAATCTATTAATGTAGGGATATTGTGAATTTGCTATGCGAGAATCTAGAGCTTTATCGAGTGATACAGACCCATATTGGTGAAGGGGTGTTGAGCAGCTTGTCAAAGGATGAAAGAGATGCAAGATTGAAGTTAACTCTAGcaactgatgacaaacttcaccCAGCACTCTATTCGGCTGAGGCAGAGCACAAGGTTTGAGGTTATCTTGCCATCTTCACTTGTTCTTGTTATTTTATAGGTTGGATAATAGTGTGATTTAGTGTAGTTTGAAGATTGCCTTCTATAACATGAACCGATTTTTGGCACTTTGAAATGTGGCTGTAATTTTTTGCCTGAGTATTCTGTAACCTGTTCTAATTCAAGTTTTTATCAGTACGGTCTCTTTTCAGGTTCTACAAAGGTTCATGGATGGTGTTATGAGTTTCACATGTAGGGCTGAAGATTTGCAATGCAAATTGTTTCGATATGTTGCTAGAGAGCTACTTGCCTGTGCTATGATCCGTCCACTCATGAACTTAGCTAGTCCCAAGTATTTTCTGCCACTGGTTGTTCTGTCTTTAGTTTCATACATTTTCCTGAATTTGAGATTCCTTGTTCTAATACATTCTAAGCTGCCGTGAATACTATGGTTTTTCATGTTGTTTTATCATTTTCTGTTGTCTTTATTTTCACTGGCAGGTTCATAAATGAGCGAATAGAATCTGTTGCTCTAGCCCGCAGTAATAAagatgaaaaacaaaacaaaacttctgattctgagacaaaacagagcaAGTCTGCAAGATCGAGGTCTTCAACTGATCATTTTTCTGGTTTTTTGGATCGCTCTGCCGCAGGGGTTGAACTTGTTCAGTTTGGACCTAGTCCTAAACAAACTTCCTCAGCTGAAATTGATGGGAAGGAAATGGGATCTATCTCTAGTCCTCATCAGGAATCAACACATACTTATCTTGGATTATCTGCAGGAGTCCAATCAAAAAATTCTATAGCTCACCCTTTCCAACAAGAGGGTAATAAAACCACTGATTTTTCTGGAGAGAGGTTTAAGATTCCTATTAAAAGTGCTGAGGGGATAGGAACTCACGGTGTTAATGATAGAACCATTCCGGCACGTCATTCCTTGGGTGGGGAATGGGCTCAGATGCTTGATACTATCTCAAGGAGAAAAACTCAGGCCCTTGCTCCTGAGCATTTAGAGAATTTGTGGACAAAAGGGCGTAATTATGTAAGGAAGGATATTGCAACAAATTTGTCACATACAGTCAATCCTAGGGTCATTGATAAGACAGACCTTGGCAGGAAGCCATTACATGAACAGCCAGATAATTCAGGTATAACTAACACCTCTCTGTCAGAAAGGAGTACAACTTTTTCTCCTCTGACAAAACAATCTACTGATAATTTGGACAGAGCaatgaaaaatgccaacaaattgaATCAACCTCCCCAGATTTTACACAAGCACATAAAATTTGAAGAACCCTTTCTTCAGCATATGGAGATTGTAGAAGATAGTGGCAGTTCTTATGCAAGCGAGGAGGATGAAAATAACACTGTGACAGGACTTGGTACACCTGGTGTTAAGGTATGGGATAGCAAAAGTAATAGAAGTGGATCCACGTCACATGTAAGGCATCCTTTAGAAAATGCTGAGGGTGACCAGGAAAATCATGGAAACAAAAATCACCTCCGGTATCGTAGGGTATATAAAAGTGCATCTGGCCGGAAAAGGGCTAGATCCCGTCATCGAGCAGATAGCTGGCAGGAAGTGGAACGGACAACTTTTTATCTGGGGGATGGTCCAGACATCTTGACCGTTGCCCAGGAAGAAGCAGTAAATTTGGAAGATGAGgataatgagaatgatgatcagagTAGAGTTACTAGTGGTACAATGGCTTCTTCATCAGATGCTATTTCTTTCATTTCTGAAACAACAAATTTATCTGGAAGGAATTCTCAGACCCCTCTCTGCGCTGCAAATTTACCCTGTCAGCAGCTGCGTTGCAAAGTACGTACTTATCATACTATCAGGTCAATGAGATAGAAATTGGACTGTATAGAAAGGAAGTATTATTTTAATGTCCAGAATTATAAGCAGAGTTGGTTAATAGGTTTGTTCTGTGTACTTATAGGGGAAGATGCTTAATGTCCCATTGTCATTGAGACTGTGAAGTACATAGAGACAGAAACCTAGTTAGGGGGAGTGCACACTGCATTTCTGAGCTGTGATGCTTATCAACCATAAACCATTGTGCATAATTGGATTCCTAATGAAAATAATGCTCTGTGGAGTCATGTAAATAGGAAGGAAACATAATTCCATCTTTTAGTTTTTAATGGCTTCTAAGCTGTGCAAAGAGTCTTATGGAATTTCTTTGGCAGGTTTTTGGAGCCGACTTTGTTAAAAGTGGATCTAAAACCATTGCTGTATATTCCATCTCTGTAACAGATTATGCAAATCATTCTTGGTCAATCAAAAGAAGGTATTGTAATTAAAAGATCTGAAAACTTAGTACTAACTATTCCATCTTTTTG includes:
- the LOC131050131 gene encoding uncharacterized protein LOC131050131 isoform X4; translation: MTNFTQHSIRLRQSTSTVSFQVLQRFMDGVMSFTCRAEDLQCKLFRYVARELLACAMIRPLMNLASPKFINERIESVALARSNKDEKQNKTSDSETKQSKSARSRSSTDHFSGFLDRSAAGVELVQFGPSPKQTSSAEIDGKEMGSISSPHQESTHTYLGLSAGVQSKNSIAHPFQQEGNKTTDFSGERFKIPIKSAEGIGTHGVNDRTIPARHSLGGEWAQMLDTISRRKTQALAPEHLENLWTKGRNYVRKDIATNLSHTVNPRVIDKTDLGRKPLHEQPDNSGITNTSLSERSTTFSPLTKQSTDNLDRAMKNANKLNQPPQILHKHIKFEEPFLQHMEIVEDSGSSYASEEDENNTVTGLGTPGVKVWDSKSNRSGSTSHVRHPLENAEGDQENHGNKNHLRYRRVYKSASGRKRARSRHRADSWQEVERTTFYLGDGPDILTVAQEEAVNLEDEDNENDDQSRVTSGTMASSSDAISFISETTNLSGRNSQTPLCAANLPCQQLRCKVFGADFVKSGSKTIAVYSISVTDYANHSWSIKRRFRHFEELHRRLKDFPEYNLNLPPKRIFASSLDASFVHERCNLLDKYLKDLLLLPNVADSIEVWDFLSVDSQTYMFSNSLSIIETLSVDLDVKQHGKHSNTLENYTKNKQEHLDQIPDKIQVRKIDSASNLATSHVKEEIRWQGRETEQDQPLKKKKQLEEVSVLRNAPDIFGAVEDDSPLPSEWTAPNLSAPILNLVDVIFQLQDGGWIRRQAFWVAKQVLQLGMGDAFDDWLIDKIQLLRKGEVIALAIGKIEQILWPDGIFFTKHPRRHRPPSQDVGLSVPQNQGTMTSAKGTEFRQPNVKDNPSLPDPQVEETRRAKFVRELMIDNAPAALVGLVGRKEYERCARDVYFFLQSAVCMKQLAYGLLELLLLAAFPELDDIVSSCHTGKGSFKVNQETK
- the LOC131050131 gene encoding uncharacterized protein LOC131050131 isoform X3; its protein translation is MPVDDKALNSVQPAGGLFGFVMNVSTRRMMARKETVRDLVEEAKKRIVLIFICVIGLAYLMSLTSSSVWINMPAAVLVIILVRYISYDLDARRRKGGQGTAASLNHSSQNQVPLGNTPSPSHQKHIDWRQKVDSPFVEAAIDQFTKHLVSEWLTNMWYKKVTPDQDAPEELMNIINGVLGEICMRAKDVNLIDLLTRDIVNLLCENLELYRVIQTHIGEGVLSSLSKDERDARLKLTLATDDKLHPALYSAEAEHKVLQRFMDGVMSFTCRAEDLQCKLFRYVARELLACAMIRPLMNLASPKFINERIESVALARSNKDEKQNKTSDSETKQSKSARSRSSTDHFSGFLDRSAAGVELVQFGPSPKQTSSAEIDGKEMGSISSPHQESTHTYLGLSAGVQSKNSIAHPFQQEGNKTTDFSGERFKIPIKSAEGIGTHGVNDRTIPARHSLGGEWAQMLDTISRRKTQALAPEHLENLWTKGRNYVRKDIATNLSHTVNPRVIDKTDLGRKPLHEQPDNSGITNTSLSERSTTFSPLTKQSTDNLDRAMKNANKLNQPPQILHKHIKFEEPFLQHMEIVEDSGSSYASEEDENNTVTGLGTPGVKVWDSKSNRSGSTSHVRHPLENAEGDQENHGNKNHLRYRRVYKSASGRKRARSRHRADSWQEVERTTFYLGDGPDILTVAQEEAVNLEDEDNENDDQSRVTSGTMASSSDAISFISETTNLSGRNSQTPLCAANLPCQQLRCKVFGADFVKSGSKTIAVYSISVTDYANHSWSIKRRFRHFEELHRRLKDFPEYNLNLPPKRIFASSLDASFVHERCNLLDKYLKDLLLLPNVADSIEVWDFLSVDSQTYMFSNSLSIIETLSVDLDVKQHGKHSNTLENYTKNKQEHLDQIPDKIQVRKIDSASNLATSHVKEEIRWQGRETEQDQPLKKKKQLEEVSVLRNAPDIFGAVEDDSPLPSEWTAPNLSAPILNLVDVIFQLQDGGWIRRQAFWVAKQVLQLGMGDAFDDWLIDKIQLLRKGEVIALAIGKIEQLCATLHNYQLTVSQLEQSTPMAPSDKGKSVQEPFAKFKPNKGFIKFNDTINNNNVNVATDSLARWYILY